The following proteins come from a genomic window of Manduca sexta isolate Smith_Timp_Sample1 chromosome 2, JHU_Msex_v1.0, whole genome shotgun sequence:
- the LOC115456332 gene encoding prostamide/prostaglandin F synthase isoform X2, protein MSSDITEIGAQKVKSIANGEVVELKSFWENQNVAIIFFRRWGCMFCRLWAKELGDIKPVLDKHNIKLVGIGVEEAGSKDFVDGKYFDGDLYYVENISTYQLLGFKRFNLVTILTSLFWKQSREAMVKGRAMGLENDLIGDGLQNGGAFIIKEGGKTIYHFVQMAPADYFTGADILKHFGLENEYNPETMANKKPEPAECTTEAKP, encoded by the exons gtagtAGAGTTGAAGTCGTTCTGGGAGAACCAGAATGTCGCTATCATCTTCTTCCGCCGTTGGGGATGCATGTTCTGCCGGCTTTGGGCTAAAGAG ttGGGCGACATAAAGCCTGTTTTGGACAAACACAACATTAAGCTAGTCGGGATCGGAGTTGAGGAGGCGGGCTCGAAAGACTTCGTCGACGGAAAGTACTTTGATGGCG ATTTATACTACGTGGAGAATATTTCTACGTACCAGCTGTTGGGTTTTAAACGGTTCAACCTGGTCACCATACTGACTTCACTATTCTGGAAGCAGTCGAGGGAAGCTATGGTCAAGGGACGGGCTATGG GCCTAGAAAACGATCTAATTGGTGACGGATTACAAAATGGCGGCgcgtttataataaaagaaggcGGGAAAACAATATATCACTTCGTGCAAATGGCGCCGGCTGATTATTTCACTGGCGCGGATATATTgaag cACTTCGGCTTGGAGAACGAATACAATCCGGAGACAATGGCCAACAAAAAACCCGAACCTGCAGAATGCACT ACAGAAGCTAAGCCTTAA
- the LOC115456332 gene encoding prostamide/prostaglandin F synthase isoform X1, whose amino-acid sequence MSSDITEIGAQKVKSIANGEVVELKSFWENQNVAIIFFRRWGCMFCRLWAKELGDIKPVLDKHNIKLVGIGVEEAGSKDFVDGKYFDGDLYYVENISTYQLLGFKRFNLVTILTSLFWKQSREAMVKGRAMGLGGDLKGDWVQTGGAVLVEKGGKLLRHFQQSGPSDHLSNLDILKHFGLENEYNPETMANKKPEPAECTTEAKP is encoded by the exons gtagtAGAGTTGAAGTCGTTCTGGGAGAACCAGAATGTCGCTATCATCTTCTTCCGCCGTTGGGGATGCATGTTCTGCCGGCTTTGGGCTAAAGAG ttGGGCGACATAAAGCCTGTTTTGGACAAACACAACATTAAGCTAGTCGGGATCGGAGTTGAGGAGGCGGGCTCGAAAGACTTCGTCGACGGAAAGTACTTTGATGGCG ATTTATACTACGTGGAGAATATTTCTACGTACCAGCTGTTGGGTTTTAAACGGTTCAACCTGGTCACCATACTGACTTCACTATTCTGGAAGCAGTCGAGGGAAGCTATGGTCAAGGGACGGGCTATGG GCCTAGGAGGTGATTTGAAGGGTGATTGGGTGCAAACCGGCGGTGCGGTTTTGGTGGAAAAGGGCGGGAAATTGCTCCGCCATTTCCAACAGTCTGGCCCGAGCGATCATCTGTCCAATTTGGACATTTTGaag cACTTCGGCTTGGAGAACGAATACAATCCGGAGACAATGGCCAACAAAAAACCCGAACCTGCAGAATGCACT ACAGAAGCTAAGCCTTAA